The segment CTTGCCGCGGCGACGGGAGTCCTGGCGCCGCCCGGCCTTCACGAACTTGGCAAGGGCGTCGCGGAGGTTGGCCGCGTTGGCCTCGCTCAGGTCGATCTCGTACGCGATGCCGTCGAGCCCGAAGCCGACGGTCTCCGCCGCCTCGCCGCCGTCCAGATCATCGAAGAGCTGGACAGTCACTTTCTGAACCACTGTGCGTCTGCCTTCCAAATTCCTGCTGGGACATATGGATTATGTCAAACGCCAGGGTATCGCTATTGGAAATTCCTCGCGCCTGTCACCCTGAAGTGGGATCATCTCAAGTAGACCAAGCACCCGTGCAAGGAGCCTCCCTATCGGTGGAGTCGCGTGCAACGGCGGGCGGTACAACCCGGGCGCCGCGGGTAGTTACTCAAGCAGGGCTGCCCGAGCCGAGAGGCCCGCGGGCCTCGACGGCTGTCGTACGCATGTGCGAGTGTCGCGGCCTGGCAACCACTGGGTGGGGTGGTATGGGGAGGGGGCGGGCGTGATGTCGCTGATGGCGCGTCGCGTTGCCTCGGCACGCCACCGTCGCCGGCCGCCCAGGCTCCCCAGACGCTCGACCACGAAGCGCCCGCTACGCTACCGTTCTCTGGGGGCATTTCGAGGAGGTCGAGTGGGGGACCCTGCCAGCTGGCAGCAGGAGCAGATCAGCCTCGCTTACCTGTCTGCCGTGGCGACCCGAGCTGGCGCGACCTCCGCCGTCTGGAACGTGGACAAGGACGGAGTGGACGCCACTTTGAAGCGGCGGCACATCTCTGTCGAGTTCCAGATGAAGTGCACCTTCGCGCCCACCATGCTCGCCGATGGCGAGACATACACGTACGACTTGGACATTCCTACCTACGATGCCCTGCGCGCCCAGCACCGGAGCAGCGCGGGCTTCCTTGGGTTGGTCGTGGTGACCCGCGACGTCGACTCGTGGCTTGTCCATGACGACGAGTCGCTGCTGATGAACTGCTCGGGGTACTACGCCCAGATCCAGGACCTCCCGCCGGCCAAGGGGCAGAGCACCAGGACGATCCATCTGCCCAAGAGCCAGCGGATCGACCTCCCAGGTCTGAACGCGATCTTCAAGTATGCTCACGAGCGCCTGTTTGGCCCGATGCCGGAGGAGGTTGAGTGATGCCTGCCTCTGATATCGGATTCGATGAGCTGACAAGCTACCTGAGCCGCTCTGGTTGGCGCAGGATGATGAGCGGGGCGCTTGCTGAAGTCTGGCACCCCGATTATGACCCAGAAAGTTCTGTTCTCGTTCCGCGAATCTCGACGGCTCCAGACTTTAGCAAGGCCGTCGAGATGTTGACCGCAGAGATCTCGCGGCATGAGAACAGGCCGGTTGATCAAATCACTCTAGAGATTTCACGACAGTTCATCGACGTGACTGATCTTAGGGCTGAAGACGACGATATCACCGAGGGAACCATTCCCCTTGCTGCTGGTATCGGCCTATTCACCTCGGCTCAGCGGCTAATGGTCTCTGCCGCTGCTGCAACGATTCACCGGCAAGGGTATTACGGTAACTCGATTCCACGTGCTGCTCACAAGCATGCTCGAAGGCTACGCCTTGGTCAGACCCGACCTGGTTCTTACATCGTTCCGGTTATCAGCAATGCTCGATTTGGTCGGCTGGTAAGCGAGGGCATCGAGGAACCACAGTTGGAGGTTGGGGCTGATGAGTCCTACTTCGAACGACGGATGCTGACAACGCTTTCTCATGCACTAGAAACACTCGCTGAGATGACAGTGGTCAGTGGCCGCGCGCCTACTCGTGACGAGATGCGAAGTGCTGTAGACGAGGGTGTTTCAAGCGAGCTATGCGCTGCTGTACTTGATGTGGTTGGCAAGGGTGGTGGAGGCGTTTCGGTCTTTGACGTCCAGTTCAACTGGGCGTTGACCTCTCCAGCGCCATCCTGGGTAACCGATCGAGTTGTGTTCCACCATGAGGCAGCAGAGCTAATCGAGCACGTTGAGTTTGAGCTCAAGGAAGCAAGAACACCAGCGGAGCGCATTCTCTACGGAATCATTCGACGTCTCTCGCTGAAGAAACATGAGACGAGTGGGCGAGTTGCGATGGAAACCGTCATTGACGGCAAGTCGCGCATCGTCAACTTCGATCTAGACCTTGAGACGTATCGCAAGG is part of the Kitasatospora setae KM-6054 genome and harbors:
- a CDS encoding histone-like nucleoid-structuring protein Lsr2 produces the protein MTVQLFDDLDGGEAAETVGFGLDGIAYEIDLSEANAANLRDALAKFVKAGRRQDSRRRGKSKPTAARPSNNGPAIREWAASQGIEVATRGRVPAEIVEKYEKAHS
- a CDS encoding DUF4365 domain-containing protein, which gives rise to MGDPASWQQEQISLAYLSAVATRAGATSAVWNVDKDGVDATLKRRHISVEFQMKCTFAPTMLADGETYTYDLDIPTYDALRAQHRSSAGFLGLVVVTRDVDSWLVHDDESLLMNCSGYYAQIQDLPPAKGQSTRTIHLPKSQRIDLPGLNAIFKYAHERLFGPMPEEVE